The genomic DNA GTCCACGCCCCACTCCTTCATCCATTCCGGTAAAGGCTGCTCGCCATCACGGGGATGCTCGGCCAGGAACTCGGACACATCGAAACCGATACCACCGGCACCGATTACCGCCACTTTTTCACCCACCTGGGCCTTGCCACGCAGTACATCCACGTAGGACAGCACCTTGGGATGGTCAATGCCGGGGATACCCGGCGTACGCGGCAACACACCGGTGGCGATAACGATTTCGTCAAAGCCCTGTGCCTGCAGGTCCGCCACTTCCACCCGGGTGTTGAGCTTCAGGGTCACGCCGGTGTTTTCGATACGCTTGCCGAAATAGCGGATGGTGTTGTGGAACTCTTCCTTGCCCGGGATCACCTTGGCCATATTGAACTGGCCACCGATCTCGCCGGCCTGATCAAACAGGGTGACATCATGACCCCGTTCTGCTGCCACCGTGGCACAGGACAGGCCCGCCGGGCCAGCGCCGACCACCGCCACCTTCTTCGGCTTGGCAGTGCGCAGGTACAACAGTTCGGTTTCGTGACAGGCACGGGGATTGACCAGACAGGACGCCCGCTTGAGCTGGAAGGTGTGATCCAGACAGGCCTGGTTACAGGCGATGCAGGTGTTGATCTCATCCGCCTTGCCCTGCTCGGCCTTCTTCACGAATTCCGGGTCCGCCAGCAACTGGCGAGCCATGGACACCGCATCTGCCTGACCGCTCTTGAGAATCTCTTCTGCCACGTCCGGGTCGTTGATGCGGTTGGAGGCCACCACCGGAATGGATACCACCTCTTTTACCTGACGGGTGGCTTCGGCGAAGGCGGCCCGGGGCACAGAAGTCACGATGGTAGGTACCCGAGCCTCGTGCCAACCGATACCGGAGTTCAGCAGGCTGGCACCGGCTGCTTCCAGCTCCCTGGCCAGATCAAGCACTTCTTCACGAGTGGAGCCTTCCGGCACCAGATCAATCACCGACATACGGAACATGATGATGAAATCGTCACCACAACGCTTGCGAGTTTCGCGGACGATTTCCACCGGGAAGCGACGACGGT from Alcanivorax sp. includes the following:
- a CDS encoding NADPH-dependent 2,4-dienoyl-CoA reductase produces the protein MTADRYSNLLSPLDLGHTQLKNRVIMGSMHTGLEDRFWQFPKLAAYFAERARGGVGLIVTGGFNPNKKGWFYPFSGLFNSRFDVMNHRKVTDAVHREGGKIALQVLHAGRYSYHPFSRSASAIKSPINPFKPKAMSTKEVEQTVKDFAHTAYLAKKAGYDGVEIMGSEGYLINQFTAPRTNKRKDKYGGNAENRRRFPVEIVRETRKRCGDDFIIMFRMSVIDLVPEGSTREEVLDLARELEAAGASLLNSGIGWHEARVPTIVTSVPRAAFAEATRQVKEVVSIPVVASNRINDPDVAEEILKSGQADAVSMARQLLADPEFVKKAEQGKADEINTCIACNQACLDHTFQLKRASCLVNPRACHETELLYLRTAKPKKVAVVGAGPAGLSCATVAAERGHDVTLFDQAGEIGGQFNMAKVIPGKEEFHNTIRYFGKRIENTGVTLKLNTRVEVADLQAQGFDEIVIATGVLPRTPGIPGIDHPKVLSYVDVLRGKAQVGEKVAVIGAGGIGFDVSEFLAEHPRDGEQPLPEWMKEWGVDMDSDARGGLVEPEVEKPARQITLLQRKPTPLGKDLGKTSGWVHRATLKSRNVDMLKGCSYEKIDDAGLHIKIGEESRVLDVDHVVICAGQESLRELYQEEAKNFHLIGGADLAAELDAKRAIRQGAEVAAAL